A window from Mesorhizobium sp. WSM2240 encodes these proteins:
- a CDS encoding glycosyltransferase produces the protein MTQHASNKALRIDICVCTYRRRELDDTLLSIGALNVPANTAIRVIVADNDVEPSARERVYALAAQIPFDVVYVHCPASNISIARNACLESSTGDFLAFIDDDETASREWLTELLAAAEATGADAVLGPVSAVYADDAPGWMRRGDFHSTAPVWVKGEIRTGYTCNALLRCASPHVAGRRFNLALGRTGGEDTEYFTQLHQAGGTIAFAPRATVYEPVPRNRTQFTWLTKRRFRVGQTHGRLVGEKRQGLAAVPQIGLAAAKAAYCFAAAAAFAALPERRNRSILRGVMHSGVVSGLLGVREIRQYGEPAGGRTDAA, from the coding sequence ATGACGCAACACGCTTCGAATAAGGCTTTGCGGATCGATATCTGCGTCTGCACCTATCGCAGGCGCGAGCTCGACGACACGCTCCTCTCGATAGGCGCGCTGAACGTGCCTGCGAACACCGCGATACGGGTCATCGTCGCCGACAACGATGTCGAGCCGAGCGCGCGGGAAAGAGTCTATGCCCTGGCGGCGCAGATTCCGTTCGACGTCGTTTATGTGCACTGCCCGGCGTCCAATATCTCCATCGCCCGCAACGCCTGCCTGGAGAGCAGCACCGGTGATTTTCTTGCTTTCATCGACGACGACGAGACGGCGTCGCGGGAATGGCTGACGGAATTGCTCGCAGCGGCTGAGGCGACCGGCGCAGACGCCGTGCTCGGGCCGGTGAGCGCCGTCTATGCCGACGATGCGCCGGGCTGGATGAGGCGCGGCGATTTCCATTCGACCGCCCCGGTCTGGGTCAAGGGCGAGATCCGCACAGGCTACACCTGCAATGCCCTGCTGCGCTGCGCGTCACCGCATGTCGCGGGACGCCGCTTCAACCTCGCGCTTGGCCGAACGGGAGGCGAGGACACCGAATACTTCACCCAGTTGCACCAGGCGGGCGGCACGATCGCCTTTGCACCGCGGGCGACGGTCTATGAGCCGGTTCCGCGCAATCGCACGCAATTCACCTGGCTGACCAAGCGCCGGTTCAGGGTCGGTCAGACCCATGGGCGGCTCGTCGGCGAAAAGCGGCAAGGGCTCGCGGCCGTGCCGCAAATCGGGCTAGCCGCGGCGAAAGCTGCCTACTGCTTCGCCGCGGCCGCGGCCTTTGCGGCCCTGCCGGAAAGGCGCAACCGCTCCATTCTGCGCGGCGTCATGCATTCAGGCGTGGTCAGCGGGTTGCTCGGCGTCCGCGAAATCCGTCAATACGGCGAGCCGGCAGGAGGGCGCACCGATGCAGCCTGA
- a CDS encoding glycosyltransferase family 2 protein → MPALPCMVVIPCLNEAAHIGALIDRLSPSADRLDMNIVVVDGGSTDGTQEIVQTIAAANARVSLLHNAKKIQSAAVNLAIEKFGDQFESFIRIDAHGDYPGDYCDRLIEDAEATQAASVVVSMATKGFGAFQKATAMAQNSRLGNGGSPHRHGAKGHWTDHGHHALMRVSAFRSVGGYDESFSHNEDAELDYRLRAAGHRIWMTDKTFMVYYPRASVPALFRQYLGYGRGRARNILKHRAMPKIRQMIPLMVFPVVAGMSLAFLNLAALIPAGLWAAACLGYGVWMAVSQRNPYGPLVGFSAMVMHLAWSAGFWLHVLDFRNREARAA, encoded by the coding sequence ATGCCTGCATTGCCGTGCATGGTGGTGATTCCCTGCCTGAATGAAGCGGCGCATATCGGGGCCCTCATCGACCGGCTGAGCCCGTCGGCGGATCGCCTCGACATGAACATCGTCGTTGTCGATGGCGGCAGCACGGATGGAACGCAGGAGATCGTGCAGACGATCGCGGCGGCGAATGCTCGGGTGTCGCTGCTGCACAACGCCAAAAAAATCCAGAGCGCGGCGGTCAATCTCGCCATCGAGAAATTCGGCGACCAGTTCGAGAGCTTCATCCGGATCGACGCGCATGGCGACTATCCCGGCGATTATTGCGACCGCCTGATCGAGGATGCCGAAGCGACGCAGGCTGCTTCCGTCGTCGTTTCGATGGCGACAAAGGGCTTCGGCGCTTTTCAGAAGGCGACGGCCATGGCCCAGAATTCGAGGCTCGGGAATGGCGGCTCGCCACACCGGCACGGCGCCAAGGGCCATTGGACCGACCATGGCCACCACGCCCTCATGCGTGTCTCGGCTTTTCGATCCGTCGGCGGTTACGACGAAAGCTTCAGCCATAATGAGGATGCCGAGCTCGACTACCGGCTGCGGGCGGCCGGCCACCGCATCTGGATGACCGACAAGACATTCATGGTCTATTATCCGCGCGCTTCAGTGCCGGCCCTGTTCCGGCAGTATCTCGGCTATGGCAGGGGCCGCGCCAGGAACATTCTGAAGCACCGGGCGATGCCGAAGATCCGGCAGATGATTCCGCTGATGGTCTTTCCCGTCGTGGCCGGCATGTCGCTGGCGTTCCTGAACCTCGCCGCGTTGATACCGGCCGGCCTGTGGGCGGCGGCGTGCCTCGGCTACGGCGTGTGGATGGCCGTCAGCCAGCGCAATCCGTACGGTCCGCTCGTCGGCTTCTCCGCGATGGTCATGCATCTCGCCTGGTCGGCCGGATTCTGGCTCCATGTCCTCGACTTCCGGAACCGCGAGGCCCGGGCGGCATGA
- a CDS encoding glycosyl transferase family 1 → MLHVLYLVHDLSDPAVRRRVIMLQAGGAKVTLAGFRRTVHPETAAVDGLSPIDLGPTKDGKFAQRLVAIAKAALSLRAKLKGIPKPDIIIGRNLEMLALAKRAKTLLSADIPVVYECLDIHRLLLGQNNISKAMRSAERALGRDAALLVTSSPAFVHDYFQRLGQIDAPVMLLHNKVLELADRPVDVKSPEIAGSGEPRTIGWFGALRCRKSLNLLADFTRRMGGRYEVVLRGRPAYSEFPDFDAFVDAEPHIRFEGVYRNPEDLARIYGRVHFSWAIDFFEEGLNSSWLLPNRLYEGCLYGAVPIAMRQTETGRFLADRHMGVLLDYASVPELAERLAGMDAGSYAAARQKILAEDRGTWACDLRDCRALVDRLKALAGSTAFDPVLQVA, encoded by the coding sequence ATGCTGCACGTTCTTTATCTCGTGCACGATCTCTCCGATCCGGCCGTGCGCCGTCGGGTGATCATGCTTCAGGCGGGAGGCGCCAAGGTAACGCTGGCCGGCTTCCGCCGGACCGTGCACCCGGAGACCGCCGCTGTTGACGGGCTTTCGCCGATCGATCTGGGGCCAACCAAAGACGGCAAATTTGCGCAGCGGCTTGTCGCGATCGCCAAGGCTGCGTTGTCGCTGCGGGCCAAGCTGAAAGGCATTCCGAAGCCGGACATTATCATTGGCCGCAATCTTGAAATGCTGGCGCTGGCGAAGCGGGCCAAGACGCTGCTCTCAGCCGATATTCCTGTCGTTTATGAATGCCTCGACATCCACCGCCTATTGCTCGGACAGAACAATATCTCGAAAGCGATGCGCAGCGCCGAACGGGCGCTTGGCAGGGATGCCGCGCTCCTGGTGACGAGTTCGCCCGCATTTGTCCACGATTATTTTCAGCGTCTCGGCCAGATCGACGCACCCGTCATGCTGCTGCACAATAAGGTGCTGGAACTTGCGGACCGGCCTGTCGACGTGAAGAGCCCCGAAATTGCCGGTTCGGGCGAGCCACGGACGATCGGCTGGTTCGGCGCGTTGCGCTGCCGTAAATCGCTGAATTTGCTTGCCGACTTCACACGGCGAATGGGAGGTCGGTACGAGGTCGTCCTGCGCGGCCGCCCGGCCTATTCCGAATTTCCCGATTTCGACGCCTTTGTCGACGCCGAGCCGCATATCCGCTTCGAAGGCGTCTATCGCAACCCGGAAGACCTCGCCCGAATCTATGGTCGAGTGCATTTTTCCTGGGCCATCGATTTCTTCGAGGAAGGGCTGAATTCATCCTGGCTGCTGCCCAACCGGCTTTACGAAGGCTGCCTCTATGGCGCGGTTCCGATCGCCATGCGTCAGACCGAAACGGGGCGGTTCCTAGCCGATCGCCACATGGGCGTGCTGCTCGACTACGCTTCGGTTCCGGAGTTGGCCGAGCGTCTCGCCGGCATGGATGCCGGCAGCTATGCGGCCGCCCGCCAGAAGATCCTGGCCGAGGATCGCGGGACATGGGCTTGCGATCTCCGCGATTGCCGGGCGCTGGTCGACAGGCTGAAGGCGCTGGCCGGTTCCACTGCATTCGATCCAGTGTTGCAGGTCGCGTGA
- a CDS encoding glycoside hydrolase family 16 protein — translation MSSACNPTISLAQEPAPGKSFVENFDGLDRKHWYVSDGWSNGDHQNCTWSKDQVKIADGTLRLGFAKQPLKDRDYVCGEVQTNKRFGYGTYEIRMKAAAGSGLNTGFFTYIGPVHKQPHDEIDFEVLGKNPSKVQINQYVDGKNVGEEKLVDVPRGADQGFNDYAFVWEKDRITWYVNGELVGEATDPAKLPSHASKIYISLWGSDTLKSWMGTFADPGAPVAAEIDRVAFTAAGEACQFPESIACKLD, via the coding sequence ATCTCATCCGCATGCAATCCGACCATTTCGCTGGCGCAAGAGCCCGCTCCGGGAAAATCCTTCGTCGAGAATTTCGACGGCCTGGACAGGAAGCACTGGTACGTTTCCGATGGCTGGTCGAATGGCGATCATCAGAATTGCACGTGGTCGAAGGACCAGGTGAAGATAGCCGACGGCACGCTTCGGCTCGGCTTCGCCAAACAGCCGCTGAAAGATCGCGACTATGTCTGCGGGGAAGTCCAGACCAACAAGCGCTTCGGCTACGGCACCTATGAAATCCGTATGAAAGCCGCTGCCGGATCAGGCCTGAACACCGGCTTCTTCACCTATATCGGGCCCGTCCACAAGCAGCCGCATGACGAGATCGATTTCGAAGTTCTCGGCAAGAACCCCTCGAAGGTGCAGATCAACCAGTATGTCGACGGCAAGAACGTCGGCGAGGAAAAGCTCGTGGATGTCCCAAGGGGCGCCGACCAGGGCTTCAACGATTATGCCTTCGTCTGGGAGAAGGACCGCATCACCTGGTATGTGAACGGCGAACTCGTCGGCGAAGCGACCGACCCGGCCAAACTGCCGAGCCATGCCTCCAAAATCTACATCAGCCTGTGGGGCAGCGACACGCTGAAATCGTGGATGGGTACGTTTGCCGATCCCGGGGCTCCGGTTGCAGCGGAAATCGATCGAGTCGCGTTCACCGCGGCCGGCGAGGCCTGCCAGTTTCCCGAATCCATTGCTTGCAAGCTGGATTGA
- a CDS encoding glycosyltransferase family 2 protein — MTKCTVIIPYYQREPGILSRALRSVFAQSHPYFDVIVVDDASPSPVEADLEAYSLAERARITVIKQPNAGPGGARNMGLDHVPADSAYAAFLDSDDEWTPDHLKNAVAGLSLFDADCYWASITGGEEFHYHFGVSALAEVTTVNRLSGEPPLVEIPNLAGVMLKNWSFLHLSCMVIGKDLFRKVRFEAALRLAAEDVLFFYDCVRGAKRVILSDGVGATRGEGINIFHGLDSDSPLFLKQQFNTWVALDRLESRFSHGPEDKASIEAYKQTARRQALWGQMRLVRRRKVPQFGLLAEWAWRDPKILRSAVELAVAKISR; from the coding sequence ATGACGAAGTGTACAGTCATCATTCCCTACTATCAGCGAGAGCCCGGCATACTGAGCCGGGCATTGAGGTCGGTGTTCGCGCAGTCGCATCCGTATTTTGATGTAATCGTCGTCGACGACGCCTCGCCATCGCCTGTCGAGGCTGACCTGGAGGCGTATTCGCTGGCCGAACGGGCTAGGATAACCGTGATAAAACAACCGAATGCCGGTCCCGGCGGAGCGCGCAACATGGGCCTCGACCATGTGCCCGCGGACAGCGCCTATGCAGCTTTTCTCGATTCGGACGACGAATGGACGCCCGATCATCTGAAGAACGCGGTCGCCGGCCTGTCACTTTTTGATGCAGACTGTTACTGGGCCTCGATCACGGGCGGCGAAGAATTCCACTATCACTTCGGAGTGTCGGCGCTGGCCGAAGTAACCACGGTCAATCGGCTTTCCGGCGAGCCGCCACTGGTGGAAATCCCGAACCTCGCCGGCGTGATGCTGAAAAACTGGAGCTTTCTCCACCTCTCCTGCATGGTCATCGGCAAGGATCTGTTTCGTAAGGTCCGTTTCGAAGCGGCCTTGCGGCTGGCAGCCGAGGACGTCCTGTTCTTTTACGACTGCGTTCGCGGCGCGAAACGCGTCATACTCAGCGACGGCGTAGGCGCCACCCGCGGCGAGGGCATCAACATCTTTCACGGCCTCGACAGCGATTCGCCGCTCTTTCTCAAGCAGCAGTTCAACACCTGGGTCGCTCTCGACCGCCTTGAGAGCCGCTTTTCCCACGGGCCGGAAGACAAAGCCTCGATCGAGGCCTACAAGCAGACGGCGCGCCGCCAGGCACTGTGGGGGCAGATGCGGCTGGTTCGCCGGCGCAAGGTGCCTCAGTTCGGGCTTCTGGCCGAATGGGCCTGGCGCGATCCCAAAATCCTGCGCAGCGCGGTGGAACTCGCCGTCGCCAAGATCTCCCGATAA